The following proteins are co-located in the Amyelois transitella isolate CPQ chromosome W, ilAmyTran1.1, whole genome shotgun sequence genome:
- the LOC132904271 gene encoding protein GVQW3-like, whose protein sequence is MDKNIEQRVCLKFCIANGISCSESLKMLQKAYGESTLSKTRAYEWYKAFKSGRDVMEDLPRSGRPSTSATEVNIAKVKEIVTENPHSTLREIATELSVSHESIGTILTKNLGMKHVAARLVPKDLNFFQKLNRMRVAEDMLERVNSDPTFMKRIVTGDETWVYEFDMQTSQQASEWRLPTEPKPKKPRQSRSKVKVMLTVFFDYRGVVHSEFLPEEGAYFEGDKINLDE, encoded by the exons atggataaaaacatcgaacaaagagtttgtcttaaattttgcattgccaatggaatatcgtgttcggagtcactgaaaatgttacagaaggcttacggtgaatcgactttatcaaaaactcgtgcttatgagtggtacaaagcgttcaaaagcggtcgagatgtgatggaagatttgcctcgctctggtaggccatcaacgtctgcaactgaagttaacatcgcaaaagtgaaggaaatagtgactgaaaatcctcattcaactttgagagagatagccaccgaactttctgtatctcacgagtcgatcggtaccattttaactaaaaatttgggtatgaaacatgttgccgctcggctagtcccaaaagacctgaatttttttcaaaaactcaatcgcatgagagtcgctgaggacatgctagaacgagtcaattccgacccaacattcatgaaacgcattgttactggtgacgagacgtgggtttacgagtttgacatgcaaactagtcaacaagcttcggagtggcgccttccaactgaaccgaaaccgaaaaaaccacgccaaagtcgttcaaaagtcaaagtcatgttgactgttttctttgactatcgcggtgttgtgcactcggaattcttgccggaag aaggagcatattttgaaggtgataaaataaatttggatgaataa